ATCTTCTTTCGCTAGTGCCTCTTTTTTATCGCAAATTTATGCTTCCTGGAGAATTTTCTTCTCAAAGACATATGCCGCCATCACATACACAAGTATTACTGCTTCTGCATGAAAATGGCACATTAGCAGTTTCCGAAATCGGCAAGCGGCTAGCGATTTCACGGCCTAACATGACACCTCTATTAAACAAACTGATTCAAGAAGAACTAATAGAGCGTCATTATAGCGAAAAAGATCGACGGGTCATTTTAATTTCCCTAACAGCTGAAGGGAAATTGTTAGTAAATCAGTATCAGCAATTCATTTTAGACAAACTAAAAGAAAATTTTCAAACATTATCTGAGGAAGAACGTGAAAAGCTCATTCACTCTCTTCAAACCATTCAAAATTTAATTTTGAAAACAAACGCATAAAGCTGCTTCTAAATAGAAGCAGCTTTATGATTCGTAATAATTACCATAATATACATTTGAATATGGCCATGTCGTTAAATATGGTTTTTGATCTTGCGTAGGTTGTTGAGATGGTATTTGCGGTAGTTGCTGTACTTGTTGTTGTCGATATAATTCATATTGTCTACTCGTATCATAAACCGGATAATAATTTACATATGGATATACTTGAGGTACGTAATAATAATACATTCATTCTCTCCTCCTTTTTCTTAAACATATTCAAAGGAGAAAATGAGTGTGACACTCTTTATATTTGCACGAGTGGTTCTCTCACTCTTTTCTTTCTATTCTTCAAACGTAACTTACGGTTCTTTTCATATAAATAATGCACAACGAAATATGAAACTACACCAAACACAACCCCTAAAATCGTCATTCCAATTAATACATACACTTCACTCTGTAATAAGCTCTTTAATATCGTAAAAATGTGACTTGAAAACAAGTCCGATATCGTAAAGGGTTCATGATGTATTTTTTGTACATGAAATGGATAAATCATTTTCCCTAGCGCATACGCAAGCGGAAATAAAACTACTGGGAGAAACGATATTTTTCCAATAATATTGCCAATAACCGCAGCAGGAAAAGATCCCTTTGCTAACCTGACGATTGGATAAAATATTAAATAAACGAGTGATGCCGTATATATAACCAACATCTCTAAACCAAAACCAATCGCAAAACCTAACGATACTTTCTTTGCTCCTTCTGGCGATCGAAGCAACTTATAATACTGAAACTTTAATATTCTCCACATCCGCTGAAAAAACGAATATGTTTTCTTAGTTGTTTTCACTCTCATCATCTCTTTAACTATATTTTTATACCTAGTATGCCCTTACACACTCCGAAAAACAAATTTCATTTTCTCTTTTATTATAGATGATATCGAAATGGTTAACTAAATATACATATGACATTTCACTATAAAAAAATACACCCCCAATTGTTATTCGTATCTCGCAACTGGAGGTGTACATTATTTAGGAAAGCTCTTCTACATTTTTAAATAAACTTACTAATAATGCTTTTTGCGCATGCAATCGATTACCAGCTTGCTCAAAAACGATAGACTGTGGTCCGTCTATAATTTCTCCTGTCACTTCCTCTTCGCGATGGGCAGGTAAACAGTGTAAGAAACGATATGTTTGCTTCGCATGCGTAACAAGTTCTTTATTGATTTGGTAAGGTTGAAATAAAGTATATTTCTCTTCTTCTCCCTCTTGCCCCATACTCATCCAAACGTCAGTATAAATGAAATCTGCTTCATTCACCGCTAGTTCAGGGTTATGCAAAATTTCCATTTTCGCTCCTGTTTCTTCAGCAATCGCTAATGCTTTTTTTACAATTTCCTCATTCGGTTCATACCCTACAGGCGTTGCAACAGTCATATGCATTCCGACTTTCGCACTCGCTAACAACAATGAATGACATACATTATTTCCGTCACCTACGTAAGCCAATTTTATTCCTTTAAATGTATTTTTTTCTTCATATATTGTCATTAAGTCTGCCAATGCTTGACAAGGATGATGATCGTCCGTTAAACCGTTAATTACAGGTATGCTCGATTCTTTCGCTAGCTCTTCTACATCCGCATGTGAGAATGTACGTATCATGATCCCGTCAATATAATGAGATAATACTTTTGCAGTATCTGAAACGCTCTCTCCTCTTCCAATTTGCATCTCTTTCCCACTTAAAAACATACCATGTCCTCCGAGTTGTACCATTCCTGCTTCAAAAG
This Bacillus paramycoides DNA region includes the following protein-coding sequences:
- a CDS encoding MarR family winged helix-turn-helix transcriptional regulator; the encoded protein is MESREWERIVDHLLSLVPLFYRKFMLPGEFSSQRHMPPSHTQVLLLLHENGTLAVSEIGKRLAISRPNMTPLLNKLIQEELIERHYSEKDRRVILISLTAEGKLLVNQYQQFILDKLKENFQTLSEEEREKLIHSLQTIQNLILKTNA
- a CDS encoding DUF2062 domain-containing protein, whose product is MMRVKTTKKTYSFFQRMWRILKFQYYKLLRSPEGAKKVSLGFAIGFGLEMLVIYTASLVYLIFYPIVRLAKGSFPAAVIGNIIGKISFLPVVLFPLAYALGKMIYPFHVQKIHHEPFTISDLFSSHIFTILKSLLQSEVYVLIGMTILGVVFGVVSYFVVHYLYEKNRKLRLKNRKKRVREPLVQI
- the argF gene encoding ornithine carbamoyltransferase, which codes for MSTVQVPKLNTKDLLTLEELTQEEIISLIEFAIYLKKNKQEPLLQGKILGLIFDKHSTRTRVSFEAGMVQLGGHGMFLSGKEMQIGRGESVSDTAKVLSHYIDGIMIRTFSHADVEELAKESSIPVINGLTDDHHPCQALADLMTIYEEKNTFKGIKLAYVGDGNNVCHSLLLASAKVGMHMTVATPVGYEPNEEIVKKALAIAEETGAKMEILHNPELAVNEADFIYTDVWMSMGQEGEEEKYTLFQPYQINKELVTHAKQTYRFLHCLPAHREEEVTGEIIDGPQSIVFEQAGNRLHAQKALLVSLFKNVEELS